The genomic region TGTCGATGCGCTGCATGCCCAGAATTTGCCCACCGCTCTCGACTACGGAGAGGCGACTTGAACCAAAGATAGCCCATTGTTTCTTTCCCGGAGCTGCACTGTCAATTGGTTTTATGCCCGTAATTATTTCCTGCTGAAGGTTGTATCCACCTCCATTGGCACCTATTCCGAGTGCGTAAGGTTCGAGTGCATTCACCCGGAAGTAGCCATTGCTTTTGCCGTACCAGCCCCAGTTAAAGTGGAAATAGTCTTCGCTGTCGTATCCGTCGCACACAAAAGCGTGTCCACCCTTGCCGTCTTCGTTCGATGCAGAGTAGAAAACAGGACGCCCGGCATCGAGTTCGGTCTTTATCATGGCTATCCATTGCGGTGTAGAATAGTACTCTCGCTTTTTGTAGGCAATGCCCGTGTCGTAGCCAAAGTGGTTTACCAGTGCGCCGGCAACGGCTTGCGAGTAGGCACCAGCCTCTCCGCTGGGCATGAAAGACATGTGAACGCTGAATGCTGCCAGGCTGCTCAGGGTGGCAACCATATTATTCTCGGTTTCATCGGCGTTGTCCAGCTCTAACCGTTCGGGCATTTTTGTCCAGTCGAAATGGGCAGACGTGAAGTCTGCAACGTGTTTTTTGCCAAGGTTGTCGGTGTAAGTCATGTTGCCTGTTCCCTGCATAGGCCACTTGTGGAAGCGCATAATCTGTGCCATTGCCGTGGCTACACAGCCCACGTAGTAGTGTTCTTTCGGATTGTTTTCGGTTGCCTTGCGTTCCGGCATCTTGTTGAAGAAAGGTGCATCTTGTCCCCATTGAATGTTGTTCAGCAGCGGTTTCACCTTTACTTCGCCGTGTGGTGCTACGCGTTCGTCTTCCTTTACGAAGTCGGTAGAACCTGTATGTTGTACTTTTTCAACGGCACGTGCGAACATCTGCATCATGGTAACCACGTTGGAGGGTGCTCCTTCCATGTCGAAAGTACCGTTGTCGCTGTAGCCAATGATGCTTCCGATGGCGTCGTCGCCCGACACAATGACGAACCCTTCGTTGTTTTCTGCGTTGTAAACATAGAAAGGAGCATAGGAGGCTGTGGCAGACATGTTGGACGTCAGTCTTTTAGGAAGTGCCATCAGGTGTGTCTTGACGTTCCGTTGGAGTTTTTTCGCCAAGAAATTTTGTGCAATGCGTTGTGCCTCTGACCTTGAAATCGGGTCGGCAAAGGCTGGTATTGCGAGTATCGCAAATAGCAGCAAAAGATTTAAACTACGTTTCATGCTTTTAAATTTAGTTGTAATTATTTGGTTCTATGATGATTATTTTAGATTGGCGAGCACTTTAAGTTAGTCTGTATTATACTGTGTTTAGGTCTGCTTCTGCTCTTTTCCCGTTCCTTGAGGTATGCATTCTCGTGCTGTGGCAGTGGTTAAGCGAACTTGGCATTGCACGTTTGGCTTGCTGTAACCACGTCTGTTGTGGAATGTCTCCTTCTGTTTGCTTTGTACGGACAAGTCCAACGGCTATGTTCTTTACCTTTCAAAGGAACTTGATTTGTGGGCAAATGTAGTTTTTTATCCGTGAATAAACGTAAAAAAAATTAGAGAAATTATACAAATAAGTATTTTTTAACACTCGAGAATGTTAAAAATGAATATATAAAAATACCTTTTTGTATATATGCAAGTATATGTATGAAAATGCCTTTGTGTAACTTTCAATAGGTCAGCAGGTTAGAAAGGCGTCCCAAAAGGGGCTGTCTTGCAGTGCAAAAGAGCCTGTTTTGTTGCCCAAAAGGGTGGATTTTGGAACGTGGAAACGGTTATCTTGAAATGTAATTGCATATATATGAAAAAGGACCAACATAGTGCAAGTGTTACGTTGCAGTATGTCAGCCCTGTTGGGAATGCCGCCTCTATCCGGCATTCTTGTTACTTCGGTTTACTTTTCGCCCTTGTCTTGCAAGAAGCGTTCAGCCTCGATGGCAGCCTTTGCACCACTTCCGGCAGCCACCACTCCCTGGCGATAGATTGGGTCGGCAACGTCGCCGGCAGCGAAAACACCTTCTACGCTTGTGGCAGTAGACGGTCCGTGGGTTACGATGAAGCCTTGCGGGTCGAGTTCTAACTGCCCTTTAAACAGATCGGTGTTAGGCTTATGACCGATTGCGAGGAAGAAACCGTCTATTTGAATATCATACTTTTCTTCGTTGGCTTCGCCTTTAAAGCGTACCAAGTGTGCCCCTTCCACACCGTTTTCGCCGAAGAGTCCGAGCGTATTCGTGTTGTAAAGGATTTCTATATTCTCTTTTTCTTCAACTCGTTTACGCATTATTTCGGCTGCACGGAGGTAGGGCTTGCGCACTATCATGTACACTTTCTTTGCCAAACCTGACAGGTACATAGCCTCTTCGCAGGCAGTGTCGCCACCACCAACAACGGCTACTGTGCGCTTGCGGTAGAAGAAACCGTCGCAGGTAGCGCAGGCACTGACACCTTGACCGCGGTATTTCTCCTCGTCGGACAGACCAAGATACTTGGCGCTTGCACCCGTTGCAATAATGAGCGTGTTTGCTTCGATGATGTTGCCACGCTCGTCTTCGATGATGAAAGGACGTTTCTTAAGGTCTGCCCTCACGATGGAACCATCGCGGACATCGGCTCCAACGTTGGTAGCCTGGGCTTTCATTTCCAGCATTAACTGGTTGGCATCGATGCCGTCTTTGAATCCGGGGAAGTTCTCGATAATGGTTGTAGTTGTCAATTGTCCGCCCGGTTGCAAACCAGAGTATAGCACTGGCTGCAAATTAGAGCGACTTGCGTAGATAGCAGCCGTGTATCCAGCGGGTCCACTACCTATGATTAATGTCTTTACTTTCTCCATAGTGTTTGTTTATAGAATATTGTTTAATTTTTAGTTATACATATTCAGCAGTGCCTTACGGCAATGTGCAGTATGCGAAGTAGGGTAGAGTGCCTGACTATTTCGGGGGAAACAGTCCGAACAGGCGTGCGTCTATCATGTCCTCGATGCGTTTGAAGTCTTGCGGATTTTCTGCAAAGTCGATGCTGTCGCCATCAACTATCATCAGTTCACCGTCGTAGGTCTTAATCCAGTTCTCGTATCTTTCGTTCAATCCGCGTAGGTAATCTATGCGCATGGTCTGCTCGTAGTCGCGCCCCCTGCGTTGAATGTGCTCGATAAGATGCGGCACGCTACTCCTTATATATATAAGGAGGTCGGGCAGTTTCACCAGGCTCAGCATCAAATCGAACAGCTGTGTGTAGTTGTCGAAGTCTCTATTGCTCATCAGTCCCATGTCGTAAAGGTTGGGAGCGAATATGCGTGCGTCCTCGAAAATGGTGCGGTCCTGAATGATAGTGTCGTTGGAGCGCGATATTTCAACTACGTCGCGGAAGCGTTTATTAAGAAAATATATCTGAAGATTGAACGACCAGCGCTTCATGTCGTTGTAATAGTCTGCCAAATAGGGGTTGTTGTCGACCGGTTCGAACTGTGCCTTCCAGCCATATCGTTTGGCAAGCATTGTAGTAAGTGTTGTTTTGCCTGCTCCGATGTTTCCTGCTATTGCTATGTGCATATTCTTTGTTGTGATATAAGAGTGAGTTTTATCGATGATTAGAAAAATCCGAAGAGTTCCCGGTCTATCTTGTCGGTAATGAAACCAAAGTCTTTTGGATTGTTCTGGTAGTCGAGTTCGTCTACGTTTATGGTAAGTACGCGCCCTTTATACTGATTTTTTATAAAGTCTTCGTAGCGTTTATTGATGTTCTCAAGATAGTCCAACGGCATGCGTTGTTCGTAGTTGCGACCTCGTTTCTCTATGTTTGCAACCAAATGACTGACCGATGCTTGTAGGTAAATCATTAAATCGGGGTATCGAACGGCGTCGGTCATGTCTTCGAAGAGTTCCATATAGGTTTCGTAATCGCGCTCGTCAAGGTTGCCCATCGTGTAGTTGTTTGCCGTAAACACGTAAACGCCTTCGTAGATGGTGCGGTCCTGAATGACGTCAGTGTCTGAACGACTGATTTCCAACAAGTCTTTAAATCGTTCTTTCAGGAAGAATACCTCCATGGCGAACGACCATCGCTTTATGTTTTTATAGTAATCGTCGAGATACGGATTGTATTCTACCGACTCGTAGCGTGGTTTCCACCCATAGCGTTTGGCTAACATGGTGGTTAAAGTAGTTTTTCCGCTACCAATGTTTCCTGCTATTGCAATGTGCATAGGTCGTTTCCGCTTTATGGCAATACTGCTTTACCTATACAACCGCTTGGCATTTGTATCTTCAACATAGCACAAACAGTTGCAGCAATATCGTTTATTGTAACTTCTTGAGCCGATTCTCCATGGTTTACATGCCAGCCATACATTACCCAAGGAATGTGTGTGTCGTATGGATAAGGCTGTCCGTGCTGTGTGCCGATGTAGTCGGGAGAGTTCTTTGCGCCGAAGAATTGAGCACGAGTAACCACACCTATTTCGCCCGAACGGTTGCGCATGTAGCCATTGAGCATGCGTGTCTTGATGAAATCGGGCATGGTTTCGGTTGCAACATGCTCTTCGTCGAATACAAAAATATATTGGGGATCTTGCTTTAGGAACTTTATGGCCTCTTCGATAACGTCGTCTTTGTCTTTCCCTGCCTGTTCTATCATCTTGTCGTTGAAGGCAAATTGATAGTTGTCTTCGCCCATGACGGGTTTTATTCCGAACTTTTTCTGCAGGTGATTATTAAGGTCTTCCACTGCTTTCTTATACTCGAAAGCTCCTGCCGGAATGCGTTGCTTCTTTAAAAAGTTATAGTTGTGTGCTGCACCATGGTCGGCTGTAAGGAAAAGAAGATAGTTTCCACGTCCTACTTTGGCATCTAACACATTCAGGAATTGGGACAGATCTTTGTCCAACTGCATGTAGACATCGTGGTTTTCCTTGCCTCGCGTGCCATATTTGTGTCCGATGGCATCGGTAGAAGAGATGCTGACGGTAAGCATGTCGGTTTCTTTCCCTTGTCCTAAGCGTTCGTTCTCGAGTGCCGCAGCTGCCATTTTGAAGGTCATTGTTACGCCTTCGTTCGATGTCTTAATATTATAATTGGGAGCAGTATGGTTGGCTTTGTTGAACTTTTCTACCCATTCCGGCAGTTTATCCATATAGTAAGAAGAGGTAACGAAGTGCCCTGCAGAGGTGTCCCACCAGTATGCCGCGTTGGCAGAATGACCTGCCGGCAGAATGGCAGCACGGTCCTTGAGTGCTACACCTATGACTTTTGAACGGAAATTGGTGGCTAATCTCAGTTCGTCGCCTATCGTAGT from Prevotella nigrescens harbors:
- a CDS encoding deoxynucleoside kinase: MHIAIAGNIGAGKTTLTTMLAKRYGWKAQFEPVDNNPYLADYYNDMKRWSFNLQIYFLNKRFRDVVEISRSNDTIIQDRTIFEDARIFAPNLYDMGLMSNRDFDNYTQLFDLMLSLVKLPDLLIYIRSSVPHLIEHIQRRGRDYEQTMRIDYLRGLNERYENWIKTYDGELMIVDGDSIDFAENPQDFKRIEDMIDARLFGLFPPK
- a CDS encoding deoxynucleoside kinase, whose product is MHIAIAGNIGSGKTTLTTMLAKRYGWKPRYESVEYNPYLDDYYKNIKRWSFAMEVFFLKERFKDLLEISRSDTDVIQDRTIYEGVYVFTANNYTMGNLDERDYETYMELFEDMTDAVRYPDLMIYLQASVSHLVANIEKRGRNYEQRMPLDYLENINKRYEDFIKNQYKGRVLTINVDELDYQNNPKDFGFITDKIDRELFGFF
- the trxB gene encoding thioredoxin-disulfide reductase produces the protein MEKVKTLIIGSGPAGYTAAIYASRSNLQPVLYSGLQPGGQLTTTTIIENFPGFKDGIDANQLMLEMKAQATNVGADVRDGSIVRADLKKRPFIIEDERGNIIEANTLIIATGASAKYLGLSDEEKYRGQGVSACATCDGFFYRKRTVAVVGGGDTACEEAMYLSGLAKKVYMIVRKPYLRAAEIMRKRVEEKENIEILYNTNTLGLFGENGVEGAHLVRFKGEANEEKYDIQIDGFFLAIGHKPNTDLFKGQLELDPQGFIVTHGPSTATSVEGVFAAGDVADPIYRQGVVAAGSGAKAAIEAERFLQDKGEK
- a CDS encoding alkaline phosphatase family protein encodes the protein MKKISLFILTLLMVLNAQAQVARPKLIVGLVVDQMRWDYLYFYQNEYGQGGLRRLLNEGFSFENTQINYAPTVTAIGHSSVFTGSVPALHGICGNNFWQDDQYVYCCTDTTVRSVGSDSKEGQMSPHRLLTTTIGDELRLATNFRSKVIGVALKDRAAILPAGHSANAAYWWDTSAGHFVTSSYYMDKLPEWVEKFNKANHTAPNYNIKTSNEGVTMTFKMAAAALENERLGQGKETDMLTVSISSTDAIGHKYGTRGKENHDVYMQLDKDLSQFLNVLDAKVGRGNYLLFLTADHGAAHNYNFLKKQRIPAGAFEYKKAVEDLNNHLQKKFGIKPVMGEDNYQFAFNDKMIEQAGKDKDDVIEEAIKFLKQDPQYIFVFDEEHVATETMPDFIKTRMLNGYMRNRSGEIGVVTRAQFFGAKNSPDYIGTQHGQPYPYDTHIPWVMYGWHVNHGESAQEVTINDIAATVCAMLKIQMPSGCIGKAVLP